One Phalacrocorax carbo chromosome 12, bPhaCar2.1, whole genome shotgun sequence genomic window carries:
- the LOC135315543 gene encoding LOW QUALITY PROTEIN: la-related protein 6-like (The sequence of the model RefSeq protein was modified relative to this genomic sequence to represent the inferred CDS: inserted 1 base in 1 codon), which yields MSLGSSGVASGLGSQPSCSTPQLEQRSSFPARHLLPPQSRSLALLSQEDFLRSFNGSFSDGSDVWGADRLDCSSSTPDPQLVRRIVSQVEFYLSDENLAKDAFLLKHVQKKKMGFVSIKLLTSFKKVKYLTRDWRLTLYALRFSELLEVNKEGTKVRRRVPLPESLRSFSPSKLLLAWELLPIQNNFIETIVSMFSPFGAIVSIRILRPGRKLPSDVRKYTSLFPELLRKRCALVEYDRLGSARRAFEHLGRRSHRCGESIRVVWLCWKVSKKEPQNKREVAKKLVHQWDWKVQAAAMIFPYGIGGSLLYRSPESGNAPVSPSLLLNTEPSAPTCPCSAFQPRDFSNTFTRSLLTRTVFPPLRMGLGTGGCHGFRSSTERPHGCGNRVPEPLGLRGGVLRLPVXPDGTKGFSSSMGRGKLTLRH from the exons ATGTCATTGGGTAGTTCCGGGGTGGCCTCAGGGCTCGgttcccagcccagctgcagcaccccTCAGCTGGAACAAAGGAGTTCCTTCCCGGCGCGGCATCTCCTTCCACCGCAGAGCCGCTCGCTCGCCCTGCTCAGCCAGGAGGACTTCTTAAGAAGCTTCAACGG gagcTTCTCTGATGGAAGCGATGTTTGGGGGGCTGATCGGCTGGactgcagctcctccaccccCGACCCGCAGCTGGTCCGCAGGATTGTGTCCCAGGTGGAGTTCTACCTTTCTGATGAGAACCTGGCCAAGGATGCTTTCCTTCTGAAACATGTCCAAAAGAAGAAGATGGGCTTCGTCAGCATCAAACTGCTGACATCCTTCAAGAAG GTGAAATACCTGACGCGTGACTGGCGGCTCACACTCTACGCCCTGCGGTTCTCGGAGCTGCTGGAAGTGAACAAGGAGGGCACCAAAGTGAGGCGGCGGGTCCCCCTGCCCGAGTCCCTGCGGAGCTTCTCCCCCAGCAAACTGCTGCtggcctgggagctgctgccgaTCCAGAATAACTTCATCGAGACCATCGTGAGTATGTTCAGCCCCTTTGGTGCCATTGTATCCATCCGCATCCTGCGGCCGGGCCGCAAGCTGCCCTCGGATGTGCGGAAATACACGTCGCTCTTCCCCGAGCTGCTGAGAAAGCGCTGTGCCCTGGTGGAGTACGATAGGCTGGGGAGCGCCCGCAGGGCCTTTGAGCACCTCGGCCGCCGAAGCCACCGGTGCGGTGAGAGCATCAGGGTGGTCTGGCTCTGCTGGAAGGTCTCCAAGAAGGAACCTCAGAACAAGAGGGAGGTGGCGAAGAAGCTGGTTCACCAGTGGGATTGGAAGGTGCAGGCGGCGGCCATGATCTTCCCCTATGGCATTGGGGGCTCCCTGCTCTACCGCTCTCCGGAGTCAGGCAATGCTCCAGTGTCACCGTCCCTGCTCCTGAACACGGAACCCTCGGCACCCACCTGCCCATGCAGCGCCTTCCAGCCCAGGGACTTTAGCAACACCTTTACAAGATCGCTCCTCACCAGGACAGTCTTCCCCCCGCTCAGGATGGGCTTGGGCACCGGTGGCTGCCACGGCTTCCGCTCCAGCACGGAGCGGCCCCACGGCTGCG GGAATCGGGTGCCTGAGCCCCTTGGCCTGCGGGGTGGGGTGCTTCGCCTCCCAG TTCCTGATGGCACCAAgggcttcagcagcagcatggggagaGGAAAGCTCACCCTCCGGCACTGA